The following nucleotide sequence is from Candidatus Abyssobacteria bacterium SURF_5.
GGCTCGCAGCTTGAAACCGGCGATGGATTTCTTCGCGCGGGTAACGACCGGACGCTGTCCGGTGATCCTGGTGAGCTCTTTGATTGCGCTCTCCATGACTTTGGCGTCGCCGGGCGCATCTCCGAGCCCCATGTTGACAACGATCTTGCTCAGGCGCGGGACCTGGTTAATGTTGCGCAGGTCCAGCTTCTCTTTGAGCGCCGGTGCGATTTCAGCCTTGTATTTTTCCTTCAATCTTGCCAATTGTACCGCGCCTCTTTCTAACCCTGATCGACCATCTCAGAGCAATTTTTGCACACTCGAGCTTTGGTGCCATCGTCCAAAACAGTCCTTCCCACGCGGGTCGGCGTGCTGCACTTGGGACATACGAGCATCAAATTTGACACGTGGATCGGAGCCTCCTTTTGAAGGAGGCCCCCCTGCGGATTGGTCCGCGAGGGCCGCTCGTGGTGGGTTACCATGTTGAGGGCTTCCACGATAGCTCTATTCTTCACAGGGGATACGTGCAGGATTTTTCCCCGTTTACCCTTTTCCTTGCCGGCGATCACCATCACGTTATCGCCTCTTTTCAGATGCATCTTTGTCTTGCTCATTTTTGTTTCTCCCGGACGCTTCAGACGACTTCGGGCGCGAGAGAGATTATTCGCATGAAGTCTTTATCCCTCAGCTCTCGCGGAACCGGTCCGAAGATTCTCGTGCCGCGCGGTATCTTCTGTTCGTTGATGATGACTGCAGCATTGTCATCGAACCTGATGATCGAGCCATCGGGCCGCGGCGTGTCGCGTTTGGTCCTGACGATGACCGCTTTGACGACGTCGCCCTTCTTTATCTGCGCCTGCGGCATTGCCGCTTTCACGCTGCAGACAATGATGTCACCCACGCGCGCATAGCGCGTTCCGGTCCCGCCGGGGACCTGTATGCACTGCAATTTCTTGGCGCCCGAGTTGTCTGCGACCTCGAGCATTGTTCTCATCTGTATCATAGTTACTCCAGAAGAAACCGTTCGTGGATAAGCGAATGCGGCACTCGATCATTTGGCGCGTTCTATGATCTCCGCCAGGCGCCACCGCTTGGTTTTGCTGAGGGGCCTGGTCTCGACGATGCGCACGATGTCGCCGGGGCGGCACTCGCCCCGCTCGTCGTGCGCCTTGAACTTTTTCATGGTCTTCACGACCCGTTTGTATCTCGGGTGTGAGAACGTATTTTCAACGGTCACCACCACGGTTTTGCTCATGGCGGCGCCGGTGACCACGCCGATTTTTTCCTGTTTATGTCTTTGTCCCATAACCGGTGTTCAGTCCTATGCCTTTTGTTTTTCCGTCAATACGGTTTTGATGCGGGCGACATCAGCGCGGATCTGTCGAAACCGCTTTACGTTGTCAACCTGCTGGCCGCTGGCCGCCTGCATCCGGAGATTAAAAAGCGCCTCGGTCGATTCGCGCAGTTCGTTCTGGAGTTCCTCAACGGTCAGCTCGCGAAGTTCTTTAGCTTTCATATACTCCCCCTATCCATGCAGGCGCCTTACGAAGCGGGTGCGGATGGGCAGCTTGCTTGAAGCCAACCGGAAGGCCTCTTTGGCCAGATCCTCGCGCACTCCCTCGAGTTCGAACAGAACTTTTCCGGGTTTGACGACGGCGACCCATCGTTCGGGCTCGCCTTTGCCCTTGCCCATGCGGGTTTCGAGCGGTTTTTGCGTTACCGGCTTATGCGGAAAGATATTCAGCCACACTTTGCCGCCGCGCTTGATCTTCCGGGTGAGCGCGACCCTGGCCGCCTCGATCTGTCGGGCGGTAACCCAGGCCGGCTCGAGGGCCTGGAGGCCGAACTCGCCGAAATTTACGGAATTGCCTCTGGCGGCCTTGCCCGCCATGCGGCCCCGCTGCTGTTTGCGGTATTTCACCCTTTTTGGCATCAACATGGTGCTGCAATCTCCTTACACGGTTTCCCGCCGGATCGGCTCTCGCTCATGGATCTCGTCGTGGAAGACCCAGGTTTTGACGCCGATCTTTCCGAACGTGGTGTTGCTCTCGGCGAAACCGTAATCGATATCCGCGCGCAGGGTCTGAAGGGGGACGCGTCCTTCGCGGTACCATTCGGATCGCGCGATTTCCGCTCCTGCAAGCCGGCCGGAACAACTGATTTTTATTCCTTTGGCGCCGACCCTCATGGAGGTCGTTACGGCCTTTTTAATTGCGCGGCGGAAAGAGACCTGTCGTTCGAGCTGGAGTGCGATGTTTTCGGCGATCAACTGCGCGTCCAATTCGGGATTTTTTATTTCCTGAACGACGATATAGACTTCGTTTTCGGTGAGCGCCTCCAGTTCGGAACGCAACTGATCCACTTCGGTTCCGCGCCGTCCAATGACGATGCCAGGGCGGGCGGTATGTATGGTAATCCGCGCTTTCTGCCCCATCCGCTCCACTTCCACCTTCGAGATGCCGGCGTGGGCAAGGCGCTCCTTGACCAGTTTGACGATCCTGAGATCTTCGTGGATTAATTTTGAATAATCACGACCGGCATACCAGCGGGACAACCAGGTCTTGGTCGTGCCGAGCCTGAAGGCGGTCGGATGAACCTTCTGTCCCATTATTTGCGCTCCTTTTCATCCAGCTCAATAACGATATGGCTGGTGCGTTTCAACACTCGCACTCCGCGCCCCATTGGAGCGGTTCGGAAACGTTTCAGTGAGGGTCCGCCGTCCACGCTGACTTTACTGACATAAAGGTTGTCCACGTTGACGTCGTCCCGCTGTTCGGCGTTTGAGATGGCCGATTTCAGGATTCCTTCCACTATTTTCGCCGCACCCTTGGGCGTAAAGCGCAAGAGGCTCAATGCCTCATCGGTATGTTTGCCGCGGATAAGATCGACGACCAGTCTCGCCTTTCGCGGCGCAATTCTCACAAAGCGGCCTCGTGCCTGTGCAATCATGGTCATACACTCCTACTCCTCGATGGTTCAGGCTTTCCTGCGGACGGCACTGGCTTTCTCCGCTCCGCCGTGCGCGCGGAAAAATCGAGTCGGAGCAAATTCTCCGAGCTTGTGACCGACCATATTTTCGGTAATGTAAATGGGAAGAAATTTCTTCCCGTTGTGGACGGCCACGGTCAGCCCGACCATTTCGGGAACGATCGTAGAGCGGCGAGACCAGGTGCGCAGCACCCTTTTTTCTCCCGTCTGCTGTGTCCGCAGCACCTTTTGCATGAGGTGCTCATCAACAAATGGTCCTTTTTTGATTGATCGCGCCACTGGTTATCTCTCTCTTTTCTTAACGATGAATTTGTTCGACAATTTTGATTTCTTCCGGGTCTTATACCCCTTCGTCGGCATTCCCCATGGTGAGCAGGGGTGACGGCCGCCCGCCGATTTTCCTTCGCCGCCTCCGAGAGGATGGTCGACTGGATTCATTGCTACGCCGCGCACGTACGGGCGTTTACCACGCCACCGTGAGCGACCGGCTTTTCCCAGGGAGATATTTTCGTGTTCGATATTGCCTATCTGCCCGATCGTAGCCCTGCAGCGAACGGGGATAAGCCGGACTTCGCCGGAGGGGAGCTTGATATGGGCGTAATTGCCTTCTTTGGCGACCAGTTGTGCTCCCGCGCCGGCGGTACGCGCAATCTGGCCTCCTTTTCCCGGGCTCATCTCGATATTGTGGATGACTGTTCCCAAGGGGATATTCGTGATCGGGAGCGTGTTTCCGACGAGGATTTCCGCGCCTTTGCCCGAGATCACCGTTGCGCCGACCTGCAGGTATACGGGCGCCAGTATATAGCGTTTCTCGCCGTCGGGATACTGGATGAGCGCGATGTGGGCAGAGCGATTGGGGTCGTACTCGATCGATCTGACTTTTCCCGGGATGTCTTCTTTGTCCCGCTTGAAGTCAATCGCGCGATACAGTTTCTTGTGGCCGCCTCCCCGGTGCCGGGTGGTTATGCGCCCATTGACGTTTCTGCCGCCGCTCTTGTTCTTTCCCTTGGTCAGCGATTTGACCGGTTCGTTTCCTTTGGTCAATTCTTCAAAGGTCGAATCGGTTCTGAATCGCATGCCCGGAGTCCTGGGCGAATACTTTTTGATTGCCATCTTCTTCTTCCCTTACATCAGGTACTAAAACAGTTCTATCCGGTCGCCCTGTTTCAGGGTGACGATCGCCTTCTTCCATTCAGGCGTATAGCCGACCTTGTAGCGAACCCGTTTCTTTTTGCCGGCCACCCGCATAGTATTGACTCTGGTGACGGTGACTTTGAATATTTCCTCGACCGCCTGTTTGACCTGAAGCTTGTTTGCATCGGTGGCCACTTCAAACACATATTTATTGTGGCGTTCAGTCAGTATCGTCCCCTTTTCGGAGATCGCCGGCCGCCGAATAATCTGGTGCGGATTGTACTTCATGAGAGCTTTTTCTCCAAGAGTTCCAGCGCCGTTCTGGTCAGCACGAGATTCTCATGACAGATCACGTCGAGCGCCGAGAGAGAATCGACGTACGCCTGGTCGACACCCGGGATGTTTCTCGCAGAAAGACGCACGTTTTTATCGGGCGCTTCAGTGACAATCAGGCAACTTTTCATGATGTTCAGGCGCCGGAGAATGGTCAGAAGTTCTTTTGTTTTCGGCGTATCGAGCTTCAATTCGTTCAGCACGAACAGGCGCCCTTCCTGCAGCCTGTCGGCGAGTAACGAAACGAGCGCGCCACGGCGCATCTTTTTTGGGAGCGCCTGCGAATAATCGCGCGGGTGCGGCCCGAAGGCTGTTCCGCCGCCTCTCCAATGAGGAGATTTCCCGCTGCCTACGCGGGCACGGCCGGTCCCCTTCTGCCTCCAGAGCTTCTTGGTGCTTCCGGCGACTTCCCCTCGTTCCTTGGTATCGGCGGTTCCCTGGCGCAGACCGGCCTGCTGGGCCACCACTACCTGGTGCACGACCGCCTCATTGGGCCTCTGCCCGAATATGTCGTCGCTGAGCTCGATAGTTCCGAGCTGCGAACCATTAGTTGCATACAGGACGGACTCTGCCATCTCAGCTCTTCCCTTTCACTGCTTTGCCCGATCCCTTTATCGCGCTGCGAATTTCAATCATGCCCCCGTTCGGTCCCGGCACCGCCCCCTGGACCAGCAGGAGGTTCTTTTCGCCGTCCACTTTGACGACTTTCAGGTTTTGAATGGTACGTCTGACGGCTCCCATGTGGCCGGGCATCCCTTTCCCTTTCCAGACTTCTGAGGTATCGGCGCATTGGCCGATAGAGCCGACGCGCCTGTGGGAGGTGTGTCCGTGACTGGCGGGGCCTCCTCCGAACTTGTACCGCCGCACGACGCCTGCGAATCCCCGCCCTTTGGTGGTGCCGCTGACATCTACCAGGTCGCCCGCAGTAAAGACGTCGGCCCGCACTTCGGCGCCCTCCTTCAACTCGACTGAAGGAGAAAGTGAGAACTCCCTTAAGTGGCGCCTTGATGAAACGCCCGCGCGCTTGAAATGGCCCTGAAGCGGCTTCGTCACGTTTCGCTTTTTTTCGGCGAATCCCAATTGAACGGCTTCGTATCCATCACGCTCGTTGTTTTTCAACTGCGTCACCGCACACGGCCCGACTTCCAGGACTGTCACGGGCACAAGGTTCCCCTCTTCAGTAAATACCTGTGACATTCCAATTTTTTTTCCGAGCAAACCAAACACGACCTTGCCCTTTCGTACCATCGGCGGGCCAACCTTGCCCGGAAGGCGGCGGCGATGCCGCACAGCCGGATTCGGCGGCGCGCTCGTTCCAATACCTACAGTTTAATCTCGACGTTGACACCGGCCGGCAGATCGAGCTTCATCAATGCGTCGACAGTCTGCGCGGTTGGCTCAATGATATCGATCAACCGTTTATGCGTGCGGATTTCGAACTGCTCGCGAGACTTCTTGTCGACATGCGGAGAGCGCAGCACAGTGAAGATGTTGCGCGAGGTAGGCAGGGGGATTGGGCCGGAGACCCGGGCTCCCGTCCGCCTGCACGTATCGACGATCTCGCTGGTTGACTGGTCGAGTATTCTATGATCATAGGCTTTCAGCCTGATCCGTATTTTTTGGCTTTCCGCCATACTTCTCCTTGTCCGATTTATTCGATAATGTCAGAGACGACGCCTGCCCCGACGGTGCGCCCGCCTTCGCGGATAGCGAAACGGAGCTCTTTTTCCATCGCGATCGGCGTGATCAGGTCCACTTCGATCCGTATGTTATCGCCCGGCATCACCATCTCCACTCCCTCCGGAAGCGCCAGGTTCCCCGTCACGTCCGTGGTGCGGAAGTAAAACTGCGGCCGATAGCCCGTGAAAAAC
It contains:
- a CDS encoding 50S ribosomal protein L22; the encoded protein is MIAQARGRFVRIAPRKARLVVDLIRGKHTDEALSLLRFTPKGAAKIVEGILKSAISNAEQRDDVNVDNLYVSKVSVDGGPSLKRFRTAPMGRGVRVLKRTSHIVIELDEKERK
- a CDS encoding 50S ribosomal protein L16 is translated as MLMPKRVKYRKQQRGRMAGKAARGNSVNFGEFGLQALEPAWVTARQIEAARVALTRKIKRGGKVWLNIFPHKPVTQKPLETRMGKGKGEPERWVAVVKPGKVLFELEGVREDLAKEAFRLASSKLPIRTRFVRRLHG
- a CDS encoding 30S ribosomal protein S19 gives rise to the protein MARSIKKGPFVDEHLMQKVLRTQQTGEKRVLRTWSRRSTIVPEMVGLTVAVHNGKKFLPIYITENMVGHKLGEFAPTRFFRAHGGAEKASAVRRKA
- a CDS encoding 50S ribosomal protein L3; this encodes MVRKGKVVFGLLGKKIGMSQVFTEEGNLVPVTVLEVGPCAVTQLKNNERDGYEAVQLGFAEKKRNVTKPLQGHFKRAGVSSRRHLREFSLSPSVELKEGAEVRADVFTAGDLVDVSGTTKGRGFAGVVRRYKFGGGPASHGHTSHRRVGSIGQCADTSEVWKGKGMPGHMGAVRRTIQNLKVVKVDGEKNLLLVQGAVPGPNGGMIEIRSAIKGSGKAVKGKS
- a CDS encoding 30S ribosomal protein S17 encodes the protein MGQRHKQEKIGVVTGAAMSKTVVVTVENTFSHPRYKRVVKTMKKFKAHDERGECRPGDIVRIVETRPLSKTKRWRLAEIIERAK
- a CDS encoding 50S ribosomal protein L23 produces the protein MKYNPHQIIRRPAISEKGTILTERHNKYVFEVATDANKLQVKQAVEEIFKVTVTRVNTMRVAGKKKRVRYKVGYTPEWKKAIVTLKQGDRIELF
- the tuf gene encoding elongation factor Tu (EF-Tu; promotes GTP-dependent binding of aminoacyl-tRNA to the A-site of ribosomes during protein biosynthesis; when the tRNA anticodon matches the mRNA codon, GTP hydrolysis results; the inactive EF-Tu-GDP leaves the ribosome and release of GDP is promoted by elongation factor Ts; many prokaryotes have two copies of the gene encoding EF-Tu); the protein is FFTGYRPQFYFRTTDVTGNLALPEGVEMVMPGDNIRIEVDLITPIAMEKELRFAIREGGRTVGAGVVSDIIE
- a CDS encoding 50S ribosomal protein L24, which encodes MSKTKMHLKRGDNVMVIAGKEKGKRGKILHVSPVKNRAIVEALNMVTHHERPSRTNPQGGLLQKEAPIHVSNLMLVCPKCSTPTRVGRTVLDDGTKARVCKNCSEMVDQG
- a CDS encoding 50S ribosomal protein L14, which produces MIQMRTMLEVADNSGAKKLQCIQVPGGTGTRYARVGDIIVCSVKAAMPQAQIKKGDVVKAVIVRTKRDTPRPDGSIIRFDDNAAVIINEQKIPRGTRIFGPVPRELRDKDFMRIISLAPEVV
- a CDS encoding 30S ribosomal protein S10; translation: MAESQKIRIRLKAYDHRILDQSTSEIVDTCRRTGARVSGPIPLPTSRNIFTVLRSPHVDKKSREQFEIRTHKRLIDIIEPTAQTVDALMKLDLPAGVNVEIKL
- a CDS encoding 50S ribosomal protein L4; translation: MAESVLYATNGSQLGTIELSDDIFGQRPNEAVVHQVVVAQQAGLRQGTADTKERGEVAGSTKKLWRQKGTGRARVGSGKSPHWRGGGTAFGPHPRDYSQALPKKMRRGALVSLLADRLQEGRLFVLNELKLDTPKTKELLTILRRLNIMKSCLIVTEAPDKNVRLSARNIPGVDQAYVDSLSALDVICHENLVLTRTALELLEKKLS
- a CDS encoding 30S ribosomal protein S3, producing MGQKVHPTAFRLGTTKTWLSRWYAGRDYSKLIHEDLRIVKLVKERLAHAGISKVEVERMGQKARITIHTARPGIVIGRRGTEVDQLRSELEALTENEVYIVVQEIKNPELDAQLIAENIALQLERQVSFRRAIKKAVTTSMRVGAKGIKISCSGRLAGAEIARSEWYREGRVPLQTLRADIDYGFAESNTTFGKIGVKTWVFHDEIHEREPIRRETV
- a CDS encoding 50S ribosomal protein L2, whose amino-acid sequence is MAIKKYSPRTPGMRFRTDSTFEELTKGNEPVKSLTKGKNKSGGRNVNGRITTRHRGGGHKKLYRAIDFKRDKEDIPGKVRSIEYDPNRSAHIALIQYPDGEKRYILAPVYLQVGATVISGKGAEILVGNTLPITNIPLGTVIHNIEMSPGKGGQIARTAGAGAQLVAKEGNYAHIKLPSGEVRLIPVRCRATIGQIGNIEHENISLGKAGRSRWRGKRPYVRGVAMNPVDHPLGGGEGKSAGGRHPCSPWGMPTKGYKTRKKSKLSNKFIVKKRER
- a CDS encoding 50S ribosomal protein L29, with the translated sequence MKAKELRELTVEELQNELRESTEALFNLRMQAASGQQVDNVKRFRQIRADVARIKTVLTEKQKA